One Huiozyma naganishii CBS 8797 chromosome 5, complete genome DNA segment encodes these proteins:
- the IRC8 gene encoding Irc8p (similar to Saccharomyces cerevisiae YJL051W; ancestral locus Anc_1.331), whose product MGNNFTMLRSLAMGTILISLLTGSLSIALISLYHKTEAVLIVITVSSFLYSLLVFYTLVRRTSVSDKAFVYQQLVILVLQLIDFGCTVDFFNSLVKNSRTIVRSNGIRTHQDLLVTLEAALLLNLFINGIFLGSNHLVNYVKPERGNAVDQEKQRLSDEDDSYVLHNKFVPMKDSAQTLTPDLTSVFYSQGTENRNVDWMIQKLNKKKSNDTFSNHSVIKHQLGRVDMLSDRRNISSNGAIRQPLNYGTYVPDIETQSRVLSRKNPAHRLKFKGKRFRFKSNRKNNKLKNEALDKSAQEKKEMSLNVKYLTRLSTISDLPRSFVNLLNRSNNDISRDMVADDGRASIIEPKHDEEKFLANFSTSDKSPRLAKEKDAIERIDNALLPPFLHAHNSNNTTLDPVISRAESPLIPDVGIGLKEVNAVERDIETLNVPTGATQDPLSPAPQLRFSNNSRDEYRVGNSNHVEFPSNISLNMWKNDKLGCMRKASDDQNKPMKTYDNDTLLSPFQYVNSENITPSIAAAVSSDPELETKQDFSFPVKKPEYFSNLKGILSTEIDVTPISDNISELDEYLNDFTLHDINESQIIEESLQQRNIATTLFDDRKSNSPSRSATKHSPTKSLASIMSGGALTGNSNSLKKRASVSFFGCAGPLNHTRTNSQLQYSGTYANISQSVQSSPTKQRFKRIGKKLSLSSMSDKMTQNSFDRENSYNISEFSHERGKSIDFSYLHMLQNTHSPSKSVSGISVTSNGQTQHQQPQSPQRKSYYHSDARPHSIAAVEKVIRSASSMIYKHPNDTITGDDPQNMNDMTIQNITLEQRAMNSVPERNVSNQESTGSENVYPDTVMGEYDREKWNAMKNLNIIDADGHITEDIHLPTNA is encoded by the coding sequence ATGGGAAATAATTTCACCATGCTTCGATCCTTGGCAATGGGGACAATCCTGATCTCATTGCTCACTGGGTCACTCTCAATCGCATTGATCTCGCTCTACCACAAGACAGAAGCCGTGCTTATCGTTATAACAGTGTCCAGTTTTTTATACTCTCTGTTAGTTTTCTACACTCTAGTGCGCAGAACTTCGGTGTCTGATAAGGCTTTCGTATACCAACAGCTTGTCATTCTAGTATTGCAGTTAATCGATTTCGGTTGCACAGTggattttttcaattcGCTAGTGAAGAACTCTAGGACTATAGTCAGAAGTAATGGAATCAGAACACATCAAGATTTGCTAGTTACATTAGAGGCAGCGTTACTTCTCAACCTTTTCATTAACGGAATATTCCTTGGTTCAAATCACCTCGTGAACTACGTTAAACCGGAGCGCGGTAACGCAGTTGATCAAGAGAAACAAAGATTGAGTGACGAAGATGACAGTTACGTCCTACACAACAAGTTTGTACCCATGAAGGATTCTGCTCAAACTTTGACACCAGATTTGACAAGCGTATTTTATAGTCAAGGCACCGAAAACCGAAACGTGGATTGGATGatccaaaaattgaacaaaaaaaagtctAATGACACGTTTTCCAACCACTCTGTTATAAAACATCAATTAGGTCGAGTCGATATGCTTTCAGACAGACGAAATATCAGTAGTAATGGCGCGATCAGACAACCATTGAATTACGGAACATATGTACCTGATATTGAGACCCAGTCCCGCGTATTGTCAAGAAAAAATCCAGCTCATAGGTTAAAATTCAAGGGTAAACGGTTCAGGTTTAAATCTAACAGAAAGAATAATAAGTTGAAGAATGAAGCGCTAGATAAATCGGCacaggagaagaaggagatgAGTTTGAATGTGAAGTACTTAACTCGTTTGTCCACTATCTCAGACTTACCAAGGAGTTTTGTGAACCTATTGAACCGTTCAAATAACGATATTAGTCGGGATATGGTTGCAGATGATGGGAGAGCTTCTATTATTGAACCTAAAcatgacgaggagaaatTTTTGGCTAATTTCAGCACATCCGATAAATCTCCGCGATtagcaaaagaaaaggatgCAATTGAGAGAATTGATAATGCATTACTACCCCCATTTCTACATGCACATAATTCAAACAACACGACACTGGACCCTGTCATATCAAGAGCTGAATCGCCTCTTATTCCTGATGTAGGAATCGGACTCAAAGAAGTTAATGCCGTCGAAAGAGATATTGAAACGTTGAATGTGCCTACAGGCGCGACGCAGGATCCTTTGTCACCTGCTCCACAATTGAGGTttagcaacaacagcagagaTGAGTACCGTGTAGGAAATTCAAACCATGTCGAGTTCCCATCAAATATTAGTTTGAATATGTGGAAGAATGATAAACTGGGATGCATGAGGAAAGCTTCAGATGATCAAAACAAACCTATGAAAACGTACGACAACGACACTTTGCTTTCTCCATTCCAGTATGTCAATAGTGAAAATATCACGCCATCtattgctgctgctgtatCATCGGATCCGGAacttgaaacaaaacaagaTTTTAGTTTTCCAGTAAAGAAACCAGAGTATTTTTCAAACCTAAAGGGTATATTATCCACAGAGATTGACGTTACTCCCATATCAGATAACATTAGTGAACTGGATGAATATTTGAATGACTTTACACTCCACGACATAAACGAAAGTCAGATCATAGAGGAAAGTTTGCAACAACGAAACATCGCAACAACGCTTTTCGACGATAGAAAATCAAACAGTCCATCCAGAAGTGCAACAAAACATTCACCAACAAAATCTCTTGCTTCAATTATGAGTGGCGGCGCTTTGACAGGGAACAGCAATAGTCTAAAGAAACGTGCATCAGTCAGTTTCTTTGGATGCGCCGGTCCGCTAAATCATACCAGAACAAATTCCCAGCTCCAATACTCTGGAACATACGCAAATATCAGTCAATCTGTACAGTCCTCGCCGACAAAACAACGATTCAAAAGAATTGGGAAAAAACTGTCACTATCCAGCATGTCTGATAAAATGACACAAAACTCATTTGATAGAGAGAATAGTTATAATATATCGGAATTTTCACACGAAAGAGGGAAAAGCATAGATTTCAGTTATTTGCACATGTTACAGAACACACATTCACCAAGTAAGTCTGTGTCAGGTATATCTGTTACAAGTAATGGACAAACACAGCATCAGCAACCACAATCCCCACAGCGCAAAAGTTATTATCATAGCGATGCAAGGCCACACAGCATTGCAGCCGTAGAGAAGGTGATTCGGTCTGCAAGTTCCATGATTTACAAGCACCCTAACGACACGATAACAGGCGATGACCCGCAGAACATGAATGATATGACCATACAAAACATCACGTTGGAGCAAAGGGCAATGAATTCCGTCCCTGAGAGAAATGTTTCCAATCAAGAGAGTACAGGGTCTGAGAACGTTTATCCTGATACCGTCATGGGTGAATATGATCGTGAAAAGTGGAATGCCATGAAAAATCTCAACATCATAGATGCCGATGGGCATATAACTGAAGACATTCATCTTCCAACCAATGCATAG
- the MTR4 gene encoding ATP-dependent RNA helicase MTR4 (similar to Saccharomyces cerevisiae MTR4 (YJL050W); ancestral locus Anc_1.332) yields MESDLFDVFEEKPVVVEQNLEEEPVDTYTKNEKKHELSEDEGVETKKIRPNKSAGPKPKEPVVPVLADSFEQEASREVEAITTLTAADEAEGKMRLSHQVRHQVALPPNYDYKPIGEHKRVNEARTYPFTLDPFQDTAISCIDRGESVLVSAHTSAGKTVVAEYAIAQSLREKQRVIYTSPIKALSNQKYRELLADFGDVGLMTGDITINPDAGCLVMTTEILRSMLYRGSEVMREVAWVIFDEVHYMRDKERGVVWEETIILLPDKVRYVFLSATIPNAMEFAEWICKIHSQPCHIVYTNFRPTPLQHYLFPSHGDGIYLVVDEKSTFREENFQKAMASISNQEGDDPNSVNARGKKGQTFKGGAAKGDSKGDIYKIVKMIWKKKYNPVIVFSFSKRDCEELALKMSKLDFNSDDEKDALTKIFTNAIALLPETDRELPQIKHILPLLRRGIGIHHSGLLPILKEVIEILFQEGFLKVLFATETFSIGLNMPAKTVVFTSVRKWDGKQFRWVSGGEYIQMSGRAGRRGLDDRGIVIMMIDEKMEPQVAKGMVKGQADRLDSAFHLGYNMILNLMRVEGISPEFMLEHSFYQFQNVVSVPVMEKKLLELGKEAESIHVEDEENVKSYYELRQTLDSYNEDVRHIMTHPANALSFLQPGRLVEVVVNGTENYGWGAVVDFAKRINKRNPTAVYTDHESYIVNVVVGTMYIDSPVNLLKPFTTDFPEGIRPAKEGEKSMCVIIPVTLESIHAIGNLRLYMPKDVKASGQKDTVGKSLKEVERRHPKGIPLLDPIKNMKIEDEDFQKLLRKIKVLEAKLYSNPLSGSAKLSELYNQFSRKHAIETDMRQLKHKITESQSVIQLDDLRRRKRVLRRLGFCTPNDVIELKGRVACDISSGDELLLTELIFNGNFNELKPEQAAALLSCFSFQERCKEAPRLKPELAEPLKNMRELASKIAKIMKDSKMEVVEKDYVESFRHELMEVVYEWCKGATFTQICKMTDVYEGSLIRMFKRLEELVKELVDVANTIGNTALREKMETVLKLIHRDIVSAGSLYL; encoded by the coding sequence ATGGAGTCAGATTTATTTGATGTCTTTGAGGAGAAGCCAGTGGTTGTGGAACAGAACTTAGAGGAAGAGCCTGTAGACACATATACCAAGAACGAGAAAAAGCACGAACTATCTGAAGATGAAGGCGTTGAAACTAAAAAGATAAGGCCAAATAAGTCTGCGGGACCCAAACCAAAGGAACCTGTTGTTCCCGTACTTGCCGACTCTTTTGAGCAAGAAGCATCCAGAGAGGTTGAAGCTATTACAACTCTAACGGCAGCCGATGAGGCAGAAGGTAAGATGAGGTTGTCCCATCAAGTGCGTCATCAAGTCGCTTTGCCTCCAAATTACGACTATAAGCCAATTGGTGAACACAAGAGAGTAAATGAAGCGAGAACCTATCCGTTCACTCTTGATCCTTTCCAAGACACTGCTATTTCTTGTATTGATAGAGGAGAATCCGTTCTAGTTTCTGCCCATACATCTGCTGGTAAAACGGTGGTTGCAGAATATGCTATTGCACAATCTTTGAGGGAAAAGCAAAGAGTAATTTACACATCTCCTATCAAGGCTTTGTCCAATCAGAAATACAGAGAACTGCTAGCTGATTTCGGTGATGTCGGTCTGATGACCGGTGATATTACCATCAACCCTGATGCTGGTTGTTTGGTCATGACCACCGAAATTCTGAGAAGTATGTTATACAGAGGTAGTGAAGTGATGAGGGAGGTTGCATGGGTCATTTTCGATGAAGTGCATTATATGAGAGACAAAGAGCGTGGTGTTGTTTGGGAAGAGACAATCATTTTGTTGCCCGACAAGGTCCGTTATGTTTTCCTATCTGCCACTATCCCCAATGCTATGGAATTTGCAGAATGGATTTGCAAAATTCATTCTCAACCTTGCCACATTGTTTACACCAATTTCCGTCCTACTCCCTTGCAACATTATCTATTCCCAAGTCATGGTGATGGTATATATCTGGTCGTCGATGAGAAGAGCACGTttagagaagaaaattttcagaaagCCATGGCTTCAATCAGTAATCAGGAAGGTGATGACCCTAATTCCGTCAATGCCAGAGGGAAAAAGGGCCAAACATTCAAGGGGGGTGCAGCCAAGGGTGACTCCAAAGGTGACATCTACAAGATTGTGAAaatgatttggaagaagaaatacaaCCCGGTCATTGTATTTTCCTTCAGTAAGCGTGACTGTGAAGAACTAGCTTTGAAGATGTCAAAGCTGGACTTTAACTCAGACGATGAAAAAGATGCTTTGACTAAGATATTCACCAACGCCATTGCTCTGCTACCGGAAACAGATAGAGAATTACCCCAAATTAAGCACATTTTACCTTTGCTTAGAAGAGGTATCGGTATCCATCATTCTGGTTTGCTTCCAATTCTTAAGGAAGTTATTGAAATTTTATTCCAAGAAGGTTTCCTGAAGGTACTCTTTGCTACTGAAACCTTTTCTATCGGTTTAAATATGCCTGCCAAAACTGTTGTGTTCACATCTGTAAGAAAGTGGGATGGTAAACAATTCCGTTGGGTCTCAGGTGGGGAATACATTCAAATGTCAGGCCGTGCAGGTCGTCGTGGGTTAGATGATCGTGGTATAGTTATCATGATGATTGATGAAAAAATGGAGCCTCAAGTTGCCAAAGGTATGGTTAAGGGTCAAGCTGATCGTTTGGACTCCGCATTCCATCTAGGCTACAATATgattttgaatttgatgaGAGTCGAAGGTATATCTCCAGAGTTTATGCTCGAACACTCCTTCTACCAATTCCAAAATGTTGTCTCTGTACCTGtgatggagaagaaactttTGGAGCTGGGCAAGGAAGCCGAATCTATTcatgttgaagatgaagagaATGTGAAATCGTATTACGAACTAAGACAAACATTGGACAGCTACAACGAGGATGTTCGCCACATCATGACACACCCTGCAAATGCCTTGAGCTTTCTACAACCAGGCAGATTGGTAGAAGTGGTTGTTAATGGGACCGAAAACTATGGTTGGGGTGCTGTGGTTGATTTTGCTAAGCGTATCAATAAGCGTAATCCAACTGCCGTTTACACTGACCATGAGTCGTACATTGTGAATGTTGTTGTCGGCACCATGTACATTGATTCTCCTGTCAACCTACTAAAACCTTTTACAACAGATTTCCCAGAAGGTATTAGACCCGCTAAAGAGGGTGAAAAATCCATGTGTGTCATTATTCCTGTTACGTTGGAGTCGATTCATGCCATTGGTAACCTGCGTCTATACATGCCAAAGGACGTCAAAGCAAGTGGTCAAAAAGATACAGTTGGCAAATCGTTGAAGGAGGTAGAGCGCAGACATCCCAAGGGAATTCCGCTACTCGACCCGATCAAGAACATGAAGATTGAAGATGAGGACTTTCAAAAGCTATTAAGAAAGATTAAAGTTTTGGAAGCTAAACTGTACTCAAACCCGCTCAGTGGGTCTGCTAAGTTGAGTGAGTTGTACAACCAATTCAGCAGAAAGCATGCCATAGAAACTGATATGAGACAGTTGAAGCATAAGATCACTGAATCACAATCGGTTATCCAATTAGACGACCTTCGTCGCCGTAAGAGAGTGTTGCGTCGTTTGGGGTTCTGTACACCAAATGATGTTATCGAGCTAAAGGGTAGAGTGGCATGCGATATTTCCAGTGGTGATGAACTGCTATTGACGGAACTAATCTTCAACGGTAATTTCAATGAGTTGAAACCGGAACAGGCTGCTGCTTTGTTGTCATGTTTCTCTTTCCAGGAACGTTGCAAAGAGGCACCAAGATTGAAACCAGAGTTAGCCGAACCCCTCAAAAATATGAGAGAACTTGCCTCGAAGATTGCGAAAATCATGAAGGATTCGAAAATGGAGGTTGTGGAAAAGGATTACGTCGAAAGTTTTAGACACGAGCTAATGGAAGTTGTTTACGAGTGGTGTAAAGGTGCCACATTCACCCAGATCTGTAAAATGACTGATGTTTACGAGGGATCCCTGATTAGAATGTTCAAGAGATTGGAGGAGTTGGTTAAAGAGTTGGTTGATGTTGCTAACACAATTGGAAACACAGCATTGCGCGAAAAGATGGAAACGGTCTTGAAATTGATACATAGAGATATCGTCTCGGCTGGTTCGTTGTATTTATAA
- the CHM7 gene encoding phosphatidic acid-binding protein CHM7 (similar to Saccharomyces cerevisiae YJL049W; ancestral locus Anc_1.334) yields MSLPPSRIPSLYKDFRSLENLNSDGYKANIETWKEFFNRKYLFDKVVFRCGESLLQNLSLENYGRPKSIDVVLDQLVANGSIKCLDLFLNENSAVEGKSNGFSNYFKWFGLKFTRSRSFTTRQNEGTSYLKEVKFISMNALEKQYQMIYNRIRERITKYATGITDIVFNVPQFWTKLGMDDMFPSDSESLDVILFYLENKRHVIEREGGVIKLVDPVLVGDLSGDFSSNITENDRRIVDVKNGIDNIETQIAKLRKEIGALQSREDDASFKLLSENSRKQHKRSKLLSLKYLNRLHQYLDNLKTVKSQIDNCLTNQLIFDTLTDSKEVISSINKYVGSIDKVGQLMDELNEENEKTEEIGDALANTNTTREDAVNEELEKELLELQEEELKTSDDKAVEKVTEKFHDLDIKGKKLPDLQDVSDSRVSPDIEEAEKHLIPES; encoded by the coding sequence ATGAGCTTACCACCATCTAGAATACCTTCTCTTTACAAAGACTTTAGAAGTTTGGAAAATTTAAACTCTGATGGGTATAAGGCAAATATCGAGACATGGAAGGAATTCTTTAACCGAAAGTACCTTTTTGACAAGGTAGTATTTAGATGTGGGGAGAGCTTACTGCAAAATCTGTCTTTAGAGAATTATGGGAGACCGAAAAGTATCGACGTTGTGCTTGATCAATTGGTTGCGAATGGCTCTATCAAGTGCTTGGACCTGTTCCTTAACGAGAATAGCGCTGTGGAAGGGAAGTCCAACGGGTTTTCCAATTACTTCAAGTGGTTTGGTTTAAAATTCACCCGTTCACGGTCGTTTACTACGCGGCAGAACGAGGGAACGTCATACTTGAAAGAGGTTAAATTCATTTCTATGAATGCTCTAGAAAAGCAGTATCAAATGATATATAATAGAATACGAGAGAGGATAACAAAATATGCGACAGGTATCACCGATATTGTATTCAATGTGCCCCAGTTTTGGACAAAACTGGGTATGGATGACATGTTTCCTTCGGATAGTGAGAGCTTGGATGTCATACTGTTTTATTTGGAGAACAAACGGCACGTTATTGAACGTGAGGGGGGAGTTATTAAGCTTGTTGACCCTGTTCTTGTCGGGGATCTTTCCGGAGATTTTTCCTCCAATATTACAGAAAATGATAGGCGTATCGTGGATGTTAAAAATGGGATCGACAACATTGAGACTCAGATTGCAAAACTGAGGAAAGAGATAGGTGCACTGCAGTCCAGAGAAGATGATGCCTCATTCAAACTACTAAGCGAAAATTCCCGTAAGCAGCACAAGCGGTCAAAACTGCTCTCTTTGAAATACTTGAACAGACTGCATCAGTACTTGGATAATTTGAAAACTGTGAAAAGTCAGATAGACAATTGTTTGACAAATCAATTGATCTTTGATACTTTAACCGACTCGAAAGAGGTTATCAGTTCGATAAATAAGTACGTTGGTTCCATTGACAAGGTTGGGCAGCTGATGGATGAGTTGAATGAAGAGAATGAGAAGACAGAGGAGATTGGCGATGCATTGGCCAATACAAACACCACAAGGGAGGATGCTGTGAAtgaggaattggaaaaagaGTTGTTGGAACtacaagaggaagaatTGAAGACCAGTGACGATAAGGCAGTGGAGAAAGTgactgaaaaatttcatgATTTGGACATTAAAGGGAAGAAACTTCCCGATTTACAAGATGTATCTGACAGTAGAGTGTCGCCCGATATCGAGGAAGCCGAAAAACATCTAATTCCTGAATCATAA
- the UBX6 gene encoding Ubx6p (similar to Saccharomyces cerevisiae UBX7 (YBR273C) and UBX6 (YJL048C); ancestral locus Anc_1.335), whose amino-acid sequence MTLEDLFTGSVEEAVRLANERGLCLVVYNAVGPVSASDGAESDDQWLNQWFKTDEQDLEKLKRVSVWLKLVKGSQQFGYFEQLFPNVKTPSVYLVHQGQIKLILEGADGDANWGKLVATLDEIASKTKNPAPVLAGSNETPVHEQPKKNETFKEQVQRTARESYQKEVTRERKLAMEERDRILRLVQADKEERKAREHMWHAATQAEQQEEPEVASVLDTNIHDNIKNRSILNKETCILQIKLTDSTNLKNTFSSKDTLNDVRTWVDANRTDGTVPYAFHRNVPRFTFQESDELKTLTELELEPRSSLLLKPLDIRARRLHVVEVDNPGLFGKVYSNFSSWWNTAPEGGTEGLSGNCLYEPMPNFLGHNSTSTTHLALDGGSSSVNLNSRPVSPNVVQFHNTNDERDEDEEKETYNGNAVKLEKRDDDDKNK is encoded by the coding sequence ATGACACTGGAAGATCTTTTCACGGGCTCGGTAGAGGAGGCCGTACGACTGGCTAACGAGAGAGGGTTGTGCCTGGTTGTTTACAACGCTGTGGGCCCCGTTTCTGCCTCAGATGGTGCTGAAAGTGACGACCAGTGGTTGAACCAGTGGTTCAAGACCGATGAGCAGGATTTGGAGAAGCTGAAGCGGGTTTCCGTGTGGCTTAAGCTCGTTAAGGGCAGTCAGCAGTTTGggtattttgaacagttgttcCCAAATGTTAAGACACCTAGTGTTTACCTCGTACACCAGGGCCAGATCAAGTTGATTTTGGAGGGTGCTGATGGAGATGCAAATTGGGGGAAGTTGGTCGCTACTCTTGATGAAATCGCTTCAAAAACGAAGAATCCTGCACCGGTACTTGCCGGTTCTAACGAGACACCAGTTCATGAACAgccgaagaagaacgaaactttcaaagaacaagtGCAGCGAACGGCGCGCGAAAGTTACCAGAAGGAGGTAACACGTGAGAGGAAACTCGCGATGGAGGAGCGGGACAGGATCTTGAGACTTGTGCAGGCGGATAAAGAGGAGAGGAAAGCTAGAGAACATATGTGGCATGCGGCTACTCAGGCTGAACAGCAGGAAGAACCAGAGGTGGCCTCCGTGCTGGATACCAACATCCATGATAAcatcaagaacagaagTATACTCAATAAGGAGACGTGTATTTTGCAAATCAAATTGACGGATAGCaccaacttgaagaacacCTTTTCGTCTAAAGATACGTTGAACGATGTCAGGACATGGGTCGACGCGAACAGAACCGACGGGACCGTGCCCTATGCATTTCACAGAAACGTACCACGGTTCACTTTCCAAGAATCTGACGAGTTGAAAACCCTTACCGAATTGGAACTGGAACCAAGGTCGTcattgctgttgaaaccACTGGATATAAGGGCAAGGAGACTGCACGTTGTCGAGGTGGATAACCCGGGCCTTTTCGGGAAAGTATACAGTAATTTCTCGTCGTGGTGGAACACGGCTCCAGAGGGCGGTACAGAAGGGCTCTCCGGTAATTGCCTTTACGAACCCATGCCCAACTTCCTCGGTCATAACTCCACGTCGACAACGCATCTCGCATTGGACGGAGGATCCTCGAGCGTAAATCTGAACTCAAGACCGGTATCCCCCAACGTCGTCCAGTTCCACAACACAAACGACGAGCgtgatgaggatgaggagaaggaaaCGTACAATGGTAACGCAGTGAAACTGGAAAAGAGGGATGATGAcgataaaaataaatga